In a single window of the Tiliqua scincoides isolate rTilSci1 chromosome 15, rTilSci1.hap2, whole genome shotgun sequence genome:
- the MEN1 gene encoding menin: MGLKAAQKALFPLRSVSDVVRLFELELHREQPDLVLLSLVLGFVEHFLAVNRVLPTNVPGISFEPAQGPDSLTYFPVADLSIIGALHARFTAQIRGAVDLSLYPRPNGYSSRELVKKVSDVIWNSLSRSYFKDRAHIQSLFSFITGTKLDSSGVAFAVVGACQALGLLDVHLALSEDHAWVVFGKDGEQTAEVTWHGKGNEDRRGQTVNSGVAERSWLYLKGSYLCCTRQMEVAFMVCAINPSIDLHSDSLELLQLQQKLLWVLFDLGHLERYPMALGNLADLEELEPTPGRPDPLFLYHQGISSAKQYYHNEHIYPYMYLAGYHCRNKNVKEALEAWADSATVIQDYNYCREDEEIYKEFFDVANDVIPNLLKEVASLADLAEEKGAGERGEASPAQAGSSALQDPECFTHLLRFYDGICKWEEGSPTPVLHVGWATFLVQSLSRFDGMVRQKVTLVSREVDANDDDDQGSEDPREGRRRGPRRESKPEEPPLPKKVTERRRPSSGQRVDSRPPPEKEEGPVIGSSPPPEGPVLVFQSEKMKGMKELLVAAKINSSAIKLQLTAQSQVQLKKQKASAPRDYTLSFLKRPRKSL; the protein is encoded by the exons ATGGGGCTCAAGGCTGCCCAGAAGGCGCTGTTCCCCCTTCGCTCGGTCTCTGACGTGGTCCGCCTCTTTGAGCTGGAGCTGCACCGGGAGCAGCCGGACCTGGTGCTGCTCTCGCTCGTCTTGGGCTTTGTGGAGCACTTCCTGGCTGTCAACCGTGTCCTTCCCACCAATGTGCCCGGCATCAGCTTCGAGCCAGCCCAAGGGCCTGACAGCCTGACATACTTCCCCGTGGCCGACCTCAGCATCATTGGCGCCCTGCACGCCCGCTTCACTGCCCAGATCCGCGGGGCTGTCGACCTCTCGCTCTACCCCCGGCCCAACGGCTACTCCTCCAGGGAGCTGGTCAAGAAAGTCTCGGACGTCATCTGGAACAGTCTGAGCCGCTCATACTTCAAGGACCGGGCGCACATCCAGTCGCTGTTCAGCTTCATCACAG GCACCAAGCTAGACAGCTCGGGTGTGGCCTTCGCGGTGGTGGGGGCCTGCCAGGCCCTAGGACTTCTGGATGTGCACCTGGCACTCTCCGAGGACCACGCCTGGGTGGTGTTCGGCAAGGACGGCGAACAGACAGCGGAGGTGACGTGGCACGGCAAGGGCAACGAGGACCGGCGTGGCCAGACGGTCAACTCAGGAGTGGCAGAACGG agctggCTGTACCTGAAGGGCTCCTACCTGTGCTGCACCCGTCAGATGGAAGTGGCCTTCATGGTGTGCGCCATCAACCCCTCCATCGACCTGCACTCCGACAGCCTGGAACTGCTCCAGCTGCAGCAG AAGCTGCTGTGGGTTCTCTTTGACCTGGGCCACTTGGAAAG GTACCCAATGGCTTTGGGGAATCTTGCTGACCTCGAGGAGCTGGAACCCACCCCTGGCCGCCCggaccccctcttcctttatcaCCAG ggaATCAGTTCAGCTAAGCAGTATTATCACAACGAGCACATCTACCCCTACATGTACCTGGCTGGCTACCACTGCCGGAACAAAAATGTCAAGGAGGCCTTGGAGGCCTGGGCTGACTCAGCCACTGTGATCCAAGA ctACAACTACTGCCGGGAGGACGAGGAAATCTACAAGGAGTTCTTCGATGTGGCCAACGATGTGATCCCCAATTTGCTGAAGGAGGTCGCCAGCCTCGCTGACTTGGCTGAGGAGAAGGGGGCTGGCGAGAGAGGAGAG GCCTCTCCGGCTCAGGCTGGCAGCTCAGCCCTGCAAGACCCTGAGTGCTTCACCCACCTCCTGCGCTTCTACGATGGCATCTGCAAGTGGGAAGAGGGCAGCCCCACACCAGTTCTCCACgtgggctgggccaccttcctggTGCAATCTCTGAGTCGTTTTGATGGGATG GTGCGGCAGAAGGTGACCCTGGTAAGCCGAGAGGTGGATGCCAACGACGACGACGACCAAGGCAGCGAGGACCCACGGGAGGGGCGCCGCCGGGGCCCCCGCCGTGAGTCCAAGCCTGAGGAGCCCCCCTTGCCCAAGAAGGTGACAGAGAGGCGGCGCCCCAGCTCAGGCCAGCGTGTGGACAGCAGGCCCCCtccagagaaggaggaggggccGGTCATCGGCTCCAGCCCGCCTCCCGAAGGGCCTGTCCTGGTCTTCCAGAGCGAGAAGATGAAGGGgatgaaggagctgctggtggcggCCAAGATCAACTCGAGTGCCATCAAGCTGCAGCTCACAGCCCAGTCCCAGGTGCAGCTGAAGAAGCAGAAGGCCTCAGCCCCCCGCGACTATACCCTCTCCTTCCTCAAACGGCCCCGGAAGTCCCTCTGA